In Rubrobacter radiotolerans DSM 5868, a genomic segment contains:
- a CDS encoding cell division protein ZapB — translation MQSRLRGEAPQSGPDATEITRSPSEREVSLATTFGDEEFGLSYTSNERFDGSPDFALPALLLPAMKLGAPLTLPGGVSRRLLASAGQVQDVFNMWESIFGKIEVRPGEPSPRAATAPPASGVGCVFGGGVDSFHTLMRHNEEITHLLYLHLDTDDPQVRERAERRVREVARLTGKALIEVDTNLRQVYREWRISWKFGHGPWIASAALLLQNLLGKVYVPGSTTSNYDNLRPQGTHPILDPLWSTERLAFHHDGCEVRRVVKAEEISSWDVAMEWLQVCNHGQGGGNCGRCPKCLRTMVNLQAAGTLERCRTLPHEIDLDAVRSLDLSEYSESYFARENLRALESSGRNEALAAALRAALDRGAAIIAHSGYKEERLEHRLKKHLRDIERLQGRIERLHERNRSLRERNGSLQERARKLRERNQRLSSAFSGRERLRYALADGIVERVRRLPGSGRALKLAVRLLQKGEKRSP, via the coding sequence TTGCAGAGTAGACTGCGCGGCGAGGCGCCGCAGAGTGGCCCGGACGCTACGGAGATTACCCGGTCCCCCTCGGAGCGTGAAGTCTCGCTCGCAACGACTTTCGGCGACGAGGAGTTCGGGTTGAGCTACACCTCGAACGAGCGCTTCGACGGCTCCCCGGACTTCGCTCTGCCCGCTCTCCTGCTCCCGGCGATGAAGCTCGGCGCTCCGCTCACGCTCCCCGGCGGCGTCTCCCGGAGGCTTCTGGCCTCGGCGGGTCAGGTGCAGGACGTCTTCAACATGTGGGAGAGCATCTTCGGGAAGATCGAGGTCCGTCCCGGGGAGCCGTCCCCGAGGGCGGCAACGGCTCCCCCGGCGAGCGGAGTCGGGTGCGTCTTCGGGGGCGGAGTGGACTCGTTTCACACGCTGATGCGCCACAACGAGGAGATCACACACCTCCTCTACCTGCACCTCGACACGGACGACCCGCAGGTCCGCGAGCGCGCCGAGCGACGCGTGAGGGAGGTAGCCCGCCTGACTGGGAAGGCCCTGATCGAGGTCGACACGAACCTCAGACAGGTGTACCGGGAGTGGAGGATCAGCTGGAAGTTCGGTCACGGCCCCTGGATCGCAAGCGCCGCGCTGCTCTTGCAGAACCTTCTCGGCAAGGTCTACGTCCCGGGCTCGACGACCTCGAACTACGACAACCTCAGGCCGCAGGGGACGCACCCGATCCTCGACCCGCTCTGGAGCACGGAGCGTCTTGCGTTCCACCACGACGGCTGCGAGGTCCGGCGCGTCGTGAAAGCGGAGGAGATCTCCTCCTGGGACGTCGCGATGGAGTGGCTTCAGGTCTGCAACCACGGTCAGGGCGGGGGCAACTGCGGCCGGTGCCCGAAGTGCCTGAGGACGATGGTGAACCTCCAGGCCGCGGGGACCCTCGAACGCTGCCGGACCCTGCCGCACGAGATCGATCTCGACGCCGTCCGCTCGCTCGACCTCTCGGAGTACAGCGAGAGCTACTTCGCCCGCGAGAACCTGCGCGCGCTCGAAAGCTCCGGTCGCAACGAAGCCCTCGCAGCCGCCCTGCGCGCCGCGCTCGACCGGGGAGCGGCGATCATTGCGCACAGCGGCTACAAGGAGGAGCGCCTCGAACACCGCCTGAAGAAGCATCTGAGGGATATAGAGCGTCTCCAGGGAAGGATCGAGAGGCTTCACGAAAGGAACCGGTCCCTCCGGGAGAGAAACGGAAGTCTTCAGGAGAGAGCCCGCAAGCTCCGGGAGAGAAACCAGCGACTTTCAAGCGCCTTTTCAGGCAGGGAGCGTCTGCGGTACGCCCTCGCCGACGGGATCGTCGAGAGAGTCCGCCGCCTCCCCGGCTCCGGAAGAGCCCTGAAGCTGGCCGTCCGTCTGCTGCAGAAGGGAGAGAAAAGGTCCCCCTGA
- the mutL gene encoding DNA mismatch repair endonuclease MutL: MDLFPRVVCEGREEYGSARRVVVLPPEVAHRIAAGEVVERPASAVKELVENSLDAGASRVEVEVSGGGTELIRVTDDGFGMARDDAERAVMQHATSKILTADDLASVRSLGFRGEALHAIGAVSTLTLTTRGAQDSVGARVVVVAGGTVEVSAANHPVGTTVEVRDLFLNLPVRRGFLGSERAEANAVAGVVQGLALGSPGVGFSLKVGGPAALSFPAARDLRERVAQVHGLPLAKSLVPVEDGAVRGLVSPVERSFPTRRYLHVSVNGRVVEADSFAPAVAKAYADLLPKGRHPAAFLALELGAGEVDVNVHPAKSAVRLRGGRTAYPLVVGAIRSALRLWKEPDSPTSRKPGGSELEVIGQFAGRCIVAQEGEDLIVLDQHGAHERILYERLRRDLRSEPVPLVRPVVVRLPEDLAPEVYGYEVELRSLGFDFSPFGEGAVRVEAAPGTVGNVREAFPAALRALVGGEDLAKELACKGSKQFGDALTGAEMAGLLARWKECEFPNVCPHGRPIVRRITLRELLKDFGR; encoded by the coding sequence GTGGACCTCTTCCCCCGGGTTGTCTGCGAGGGGCGGGAAGAGTACGGCAGCGCGCGGAGGGTCGTGGTGCTCCCGCCCGAGGTGGCGCACAGGATCGCCGCCGGAGAGGTCGTGGAGAGGCCCGCTTCGGCGGTCAAGGAGCTTGTCGAGAACTCGCTGGACGCCGGGGCGAGCCGGGTGGAGGTCGAGGTCTCCGGGGGCGGGACGGAGCTGATCCGGGTCACGGACGACGGCTTCGGGATGGCGCGCGACGACGCGGAGCGGGCCGTGATGCAACACGCGACGAGCAAGATCCTGACCGCAGACGACCTCGCCTCCGTCCGGTCGCTCGGTTTCCGGGGCGAGGCGCTGCACGCCATCGGCGCGGTCTCGACCCTTACCCTCACGACGCGGGGCGCGCAGGACTCCGTCGGCGCACGCGTCGTTGTTGTCGCGGGCGGGACTGTCGAGGTCTCGGCGGCGAACCATCCGGTCGGCACGACGGTCGAGGTGCGGGACCTCTTCCTGAACCTCCCCGTCCGGCGCGGGTTTCTCGGGAGCGAGCGCGCCGAGGCGAACGCCGTCGCCGGAGTCGTACAGGGGCTCGCGCTCGGTAGTCCCGGGGTCGGGTTCTCCCTGAAGGTCGGCGGCCCGGCGGCGCTCTCCTTTCCGGCGGCGCGGGACCTCCGGGAGCGGGTCGCGCAGGTGCACGGCCTGCCGCTCGCAAAGAGCCTCGTCCCGGTAGAGGACGGCGCCGTGCGGGGGCTCGTGAGCCCGGTCGAGAGAAGCTTCCCGACGCGCCGATACCTGCACGTAAGCGTGAACGGACGCGTTGTCGAGGCGGACTCCTTCGCCCCGGCGGTCGCGAAGGCGTACGCGGACCTGCTCCCGAAAGGCAGGCATCCGGCCGCGTTCCTCGCGCTGGAGCTCGGGGCCGGGGAGGTAGACGTGAACGTCCACCCGGCAAAGAGCGCGGTCCGGCTTCGCGGCGGGAGAACGGCGTACCCGCTCGTCGTGGGGGCGATCCGCTCCGCGCTCCGGCTCTGGAAGGAGCCGGACTCCCCGACATCCCGCAAGCCCGGCGGGTCCGAGCTGGAGGTGATCGGGCAGTTCGCCGGACGATGCATCGTCGCGCAGGAGGGGGAGGACCTGATCGTCCTCGACCAGCACGGCGCTCACGAACGCATCCTCTACGAGCGGCTGAGGCGGGACCTGCGCTCGGAGCCGGTCCCGCTCGTCCGGCCCGTCGTTGTGCGGCTGCCCGAGGACCTTGCCCCGGAGGTCTACGGCTACGAGGTCGAGCTGCGGTCTTTGGGCTTCGATTTCTCGCCCTTCGGTGAGGGCGCGGTGCGCGTCGAGGCCGCTCCCGGGACCGTCGGCAACGTACGGGAGGCGTTCCCGGCCGCGCTCCGGGCGCTCGTCGGGGGCGAGGACCTCGCGAAGGAGCTTGCCTGCAAGGGCTCGAAGCAGTTCGGGGATGCGCTCACGGGCGCGGAGATGGCCGGGCTGCTCGCCAGGTGGAAGGAGTGTGAGTTCCCGAACGTCTGCCCGCACGGGAGGCCCATCGTCCGACGCATCACCCTCCGCGAGCTTCTCAAGGACTTCGGCCGGTAA